In Clostridium sporogenes, one genomic interval encodes:
- a CDS encoding LytTR family transcriptional regulator DNA-binding domain-containing protein, with protein MLKIKGLYKEQKNNVIKDVNINIDKGSSISIECNNDISDLLVDLILGRDIPAKGEIYIEDIKNLDYLKSNIASIGVVTREDAFYDRMTIGEYMKFFANLLCSKLDYKEVMLKLALLDIGNKKIKSLSYSQKRRLSFGREILKHPKFLIFQEPILNMDRDGAKVIIENIERLKSNGTAVLITSVVFKDTLMLSEKAYRLNDEGLVELDNSLEESKNDREDLDKEPVYKIEKIPAKLDERILLFDPIEIDYIESQQGVSNLNIRGDKFPCTISLTDLEERLKYFGFFRCHRSYLVNLQRVKEVITWTRNSYTLSLDDKVKSSVPLSKRRLEELKNILKL; from the coding sequence ATGCTAAAAATTAAAGGTTTATACAAAGAGCAAAAAAATAATGTAATAAAAGATGTAAATATTAATATAGATAAAGGAAGTTCTATAAGTATAGAGTGCAACAATGATATAAGTGATTTATTGGTAGATTTAATTTTGGGAAGAGATATACCAGCTAAGGGTGAAATATATATAGAAGATATAAAAAATTTAGATTATCTTAAGAGTAATATTGCTAGTATTGGAGTTGTGACAAGGGAAGATGCTTTTTACGACAGAATGACCATAGGTGAGTATATGAAGTTTTTTGCAAATCTTTTATGTTCAAAGCTAGATTATAAAGAAGTAATGTTAAAGCTTGCATTGTTAGACATTGGGAATAAAAAGATAAAAAGTTTAAGTTACTCTCAAAAAAGAAGATTAAGCTTTGGGCGTGAGATACTAAAGCATCCAAAATTTCTAATATTTCAGGAACCAATTCTTAATATGGATAGAGATGGAGCTAAAGTGATAATAGAAAATATAGAGAGATTAAAATCTAATGGAACTGCAGTATTAATTACATCTGTGGTATTTAAAGATACACTTATGCTTAGTGAAAAAGCCTATAGATTAAATGATGAGGGATTGGTAGAGTTAGATAACAGCTTAGAGGAATCTAAGAATGATAGAGAAGACTTGGATAAAGAACCAGTATATAAAATAGAAAAAATTCCTGCCAAATTAGATGAAAGAATTTTATTATTTGATCCTATAGAGATTGATTACATAGAAAGCCAGCAGGGAGTTAGTAATTTAAACATTAGAGGAGACAAGTTTCCTTGCACTATTTCTCTTACTGATTTAGAAGAGAGATTAAAATATTTTGGATTTTTTAGGTGTCATAGATCCTATTTAGTAAATTTACAGAGAGTGAAGGAAGTAATTACTTGGACAAGAAATAGTTACACTTTAAGTTTAGATGATAAGGTAAAAAGTTCTGTCCCATTATCTAAAAGAAGATTAGAAGAATTGAAAAATATATTGAAGTTATAA
- a CDS encoding HDIG domain-containing metalloprotein, giving the protein MITREEAWNLLTKYNKEAFHIQHSLTVEGTMKYFAEKLGYGEEAEFWAMVGLLHDLDFEMYPEQHCIKTQEIMREYGLDERLIRAVASHGYGLCEGELPKPEHEMEKVLFAVDELTGLIGAAARMRPSKSVMDMELSSLKKKFKDKKFAAGCSRDVIKQGAETLGWELNKLFEEAILAMRSCEEHINNEMEAYTQN; this is encoded by the coding sequence ATGATAACAAGGGAAGAAGCATGGAATTTACTTACTAAATACAATAAGGAGGCATTCCATATTCAACATTCTTTAACAGTTGAAGGTACTATGAAGTATTTCGCAGAAAAATTGGGATATGGAGAAGAAGCAGAGTTTTGGGCTATGGTTGGGTTACTTCATGATTTAGATTTTGAAATGTATCCAGAACAACATTGTATAAAAACTCAAGAAATTATGAGAGAATATGGTCTTGATGAAAGATTAATAAGGGCAGTAGCTAGTCATGGATACGGACTTTGTGAAGGAGAATTGCCTAAACCAGAGCATGAGATGGAAAAAGTATTATTTGCAGTTGATGAACTTACAGGATTAATTGGTGCAGCTGCAAGAATGAGACCATCTAAGAGCGTTATGGATATGGAACTTTCAAGTCTTAAGAAAAAATTTAAGGATAAAAAATTCGCAGCTGGATGTTCACGCGATGTAATTAAACAGGGTGCAGAAACGCTTGGATGGGAACTAAATAAATTATTTGAAGAAGCAATTTTGGCTATGCGTTCTTGTGAAGAACATATTAATAATGAGATGGAAGCCTATACTCAAAATTAG
- a CDS encoding helix-turn-helix domain-containing protein, which yields MNINSIIAENLKTLRTERNLSLGQLAELSNISKVMLSQIEKGDTNPTINTLWKIANGLKVPYTLLLEQKEYDTCIIKKSNLEPQISEEGHYRAYCYYTNTPYRNFELFQIELDEGCSYRSVGHSKKSEEYIMVLEGELTLKVNNETYKLSPNDSISFSPSNQHIYSNNGNGTLKATITNFYPV from the coding sequence ATGAATATAAATTCTATTATCGCAGAAAACCTAAAAACACTTCGTACTGAACGAAATTTAAGTTTAGGGCAACTTGCTGAACTATCTAATATTAGTAAAGTCATGTTATCTCAAATTGAAAAAGGCGATACTAACCCAACTATAAACACTTTATGGAAAATAGCTAACGGATTAAAAGTTCCTTATACTTTATTACTTGAACAAAAAGAGTATGATACTTGTATTATAAAGAAAAGTAATCTTGAACCTCAGATTTCTGAAGAAGGACATTATCGGGCTTATTGCTACTACACTAATACACCTTATCGTAATTTTGAACTTTTCCAAATTGAACTTGATGAAGGCTGCTCATATAGATCCGTAGGTCATTCTAAAAAATCAGAGGAATATATTATGGTGTTGGAAGGGGAATTAACATTAAAAGTAAACAATGAAACTTATAAACTAAGTCCCAACGATTCAATAAGTTTCTCACCATCTAATCAACACATATATTCTAATAATGGAAATGGAACTTTAAAGGCTACAATAACAAATTTTTATCCTGTCTAA
- a CDS encoding AraC family transcriptional regulator, whose amino-acid sequence MNSIRCERRIYDYKLNTHSHSYAQLILPIHGVLYIETNYKKLPLEDEHLFFLPPDCKHTFGADKSNEFLVLDIPTNILNKYDMEKMVGGKEFLFDNKWKAIRYLLLNEADNKKSSNSINDLFLYCYHFIADESIPDSIKYINEHFTEDIDLKKLAAIEHYNISYYSEWFKNKMKISPVEYIQNLRVKKAKEFLLNTDLTILQISQMVGYEHNSSLTRVFKHLEKTSPTEFRKKSKNKLKTS is encoded by the coding sequence TTGAATAGTATAAGATGTGAACGTAGAATATATGATTATAAACTTAATACACATTCCCATTCATATGCTCAATTAATTTTACCCATTCATGGAGTGCTTTATATAGAAACTAATTATAAAAAACTACCATTAGAAGATGAGCACTTGTTTTTTCTTCCTCCCGATTGTAAACATACCTTTGGAGCTGATAAGAGTAATGAATTTTTGGTTTTAGATATACCTACTAATATACTTAATAAATATGATATGGAAAAGATGGTAGGTGGAAAGGAATTTTTGTTTGATAATAAATGGAAAGCTATAAGATATTTATTATTAAATGAAGCTGACAATAAAAAAAGTTCTAACTCCATTAATGACTTATTCCTATACTGCTATCATTTTATTGCGGATGAAAGTATACCTGATTCTATAAAATATATTAATGAACATTTTACAGAAGATATAGATTTAAAAAAATTAGCAGCTATTGAGCATTACAATATTAGTTATTATAGTGAATGGTTCAAAAATAAAATGAAGATCTCCCCTGTTGAATATATACAAAATCTTAGGGTGAAAAAAGCAAAGGAATTTCTCTTGAATACAGACTTAACAATTTTGCAAATTTCTCAAATGGTGGGCTATGAACATAATTCATCACTTACTAGAGTATTTAAGCATTTAGAAAAAACATCCCCTACAGAATTTAGAAAAAAATCAAAAAATAAGCTAAAAACTAGCTAG
- a CDS encoding tRNA-binding protein, protein MVNFEDFMKLDIRVGEIIKVESFEKAKKPAYKLLVDFGTEIGIKKSSAQITECYKKEELIGKQVLGVVNFPPRQIADFMSEVLVLGIYTTQGVVLIQPQQPVKKGDKLG, encoded by the coding sequence ATGGTTAATTTTGAGGATTTTATGAAATTAGATATACGAGTTGGAGAAATTATCAAAGTGGAATCTTTTGAAAAAGCAAAAAAGCCTGCTTATAAGCTATTAGTAGATTTTGGCACAGAAATCGGTATAAAAAAATCCAGTGCCCAGATTACTGAATGTTACAAAAAAGAAGAGCTTATAGGCAAACAAGTTTTAGGAGTGGTAAACTTTCCTCCAAGACAAATTGCCGATTTTATGTCAGAGGTATTAGTATTAGGCATTTATACTACACAAGGAGTGGTATTAATTCAACCACAACAGCCTGTTAAGAAAGGTGATAAGTTAGGTTAA
- a CDS encoding GNAT family N-acetyltransferase, whose product MIGAIEVITIIEKDNPVLKNREYALIDKLVVDNNYRGYGIGNRLIEYAEKNLKSRGIKEIEIYVWEFNRGALNLYEKKGYRTICRRMTKSI is encoded by the coding sequence ATAATAGGAGCAATAGAGGTAATAACTATTATAGAAAAAGATAATCCAGTACTTAAAAATAGAGAATATGCATTAATAGATAAGCTAGTAGTGGATAATAATTATAGGGGATATGGTATTGGAAATAGGTTAATTGAATACGCTGAAAAGAATTTGAAATCTAGAGGAATTAAAGAGATAGAGATTTATGTTTGGGAATTTAATAGAGGTGCTTTAAATTTATATGAGAAAAAAGGTTATAGAACTATTTGTAGAAGAATGACTAAATCTATATAG
- a CDS encoding TetR family transcriptional regulator encodes MSPKVSENYKYEKRKELLNSARNVFIKNGYLRTSMQDIMDEAKISRGALYSYFKNIDDVFLEVLKLDDCKDIESLDFRDNESIWNQLMIWIEDILDDICEVDKTLTFAKTEFFIAVNYKADKDKFTYIKDRHNSLEKKIENIIEAGIERKEFYPQMCINSIAIYFISFFDGLMLSRFNLDMDRGKLEKQVNIFKYSLEKILWIKK; translated from the coding sequence ATGTCACCAAAAGTAAGTGAAAATTATAAATATGAAAAAAGAAAAGAATTGTTAAATTCCGCTAGAAATGTTTTTATAAAAAATGGATATTTAAGAACGAGTATGCAAGATATTATGGATGAGGCTAAAATTTCTAGAGGAGCTTTATATTCATATTTTAAAAATATAGATGATGTATTTTTAGAAGTTCTTAAGTTAGATGATTGTAAAGATATAGAATCATTAGATTTTAGAGATAATGAAAGTATATGGAATCAACTAATGATATGGATTGAAGATATTTTAGATGATATATGTGAAGTAGATAAGACACTAACTTTTGCAAAAACAGAATTTTTTATAGCGGTAAATTATAAAGCGGATAAAGATAAGTTTACCTATATAAAAGATAGACACAATAGCTTAGAAAAGAAAATTGAAAATATAATTGAAGCTGGAATAGAAAGGAAAGAGTTTTATCCACAAATGTGTATTAATTCAATTGCTATATATTTTATATCATTTTTTGATGGATTAATGTTAAGTAGGTTTAATTTAGATATGGATAGAGGTAAGCTAGAAAAACAAGTTAATATATTTAAATATTCTCTAGAAAAAATACTTTGGATAAAAAAATAG
- a CDS encoding chloramphenicol acetyltransferase, producing the protein MKYIDFNDFERKEHYKFFESVDNPQFNICMNINVTNFLRFVKSNKISFYYSMIYASTHVMNEIKDFRYKIRDGKIILHDSLQPSFTDMESNKNLFKIVTLPLKKDIIEFSNSAREASINQKEYFPTITEDQDKLIYFSCIPWISFTSISNEIVMNKEDSIPRISFGKYFKQDNKVLLPYSVQVNHMLLDGIHVGKYIEKLQSFIDKFE; encoded by the coding sequence ATGAAGTATATTGATTTTAATGATTTTGAAAGAAAAGAACATTATAAGTTTTTTGAAAGTGTTGATAATCCACAATTTAATATATGTATGAATATTAATGTAACAAATTTTTTGAGATTTGTAAAAAGCAATAAAATATCATTTTACTATAGTATGATCTATGCTTCTACACATGTAATGAATGAAATAAAAGATTTTCGTTATAAAATTAGAGATGGAAAAATTATTCTGCATGACTCTCTACAGCCATCATTTACAGATATGGAATCTAATAAAAATTTATTTAAAATTGTTACCTTACCTCTTAAAAAGGATATTATAGAATTTTCAAATTCTGCAAGAGAAGCTTCAATAAATCAAAAAGAGTATTTCCCTACAATAACCGAGGATCAAGATAAATTAATATACTTTTCCTGTATACCTTGGATATCCTTTACTAGTATTTCAAATGAAATTGTAATGAATAAAGAAGATTCTATACCTAGAATCTCCTTTGGAAAATATTTTAAACAAGATAATAAAGTTTTGTTACCATATTCTGTACAAGTAAATCACATGCTATTAGATGGTATCCATGTCGGTAAGTATATTGAAAAATTACAAAGCTTTATTGATAAATTTGAATAA
- a CDS encoding DNA-binding protein — translation MLKLKAWILWLIGAICFIIVGIMKIIKKEYSSGILFIISGGTYITFSIASHKSINKIRKNTLSDEELKNMDNELRELITEGERIKAIKKYRIVTGAGLIEAKEYVDSLSK, via the coding sequence ATGTTGAAATTAAAAGCATGGATATTATGGCTCATTGGTGCAATTTGTTTTATAATTGTAGGAATAATGAAGATTATTAAAAAAGAATATTCTAGTGGGATCTTGTTTATAATTTCAGGCGGAACATATATTACTTTTAGTATAGCTAGTCATAAAAGCATTAATAAAATTCGTAAAAATACATTATCTGATGAAGAATTAAAAAATATGGATAATGAATTACGAGAACTAATTACAGAGGGGGAAAGGATTAAAGCAATTAAAAAATATAGAATAGTTACTGGTGCTGGATTAATTGAAGCAAAAGAATATGTTGATTCTTTAAGTAAATAG
- a CDS encoding ABC transporter ATP-binding protein, producing MRECIKRNKILLLLTIIFSIISSAAMVGLSLFIQTTIDYVTTGNIDGFKRILIYSIGYGILIGLLYFIYDILSKMFIRNLLKMLRNKVFFGILRRNYKDFNSKNTADYISVLTNDMKLIEENYVVPLLLILQYSVMFGVTVILLLYLSPLVTLGIFISMLLIFIVPSIFGKTLENKQLELSNRLSFFTSKLKDIFLGYDVIRSYNLRNNTTKEFQEENNNLANAKFTADKIFVINESLSQILGLGTQFVAIFLSAYLVIKGELTMGMLIAIVQLSATFVQPVIMIMSNVPKLNSVKPIIKRIDDFSNYEDTDFVGKDKPYFNSNLEISNLYFNYGNERPAIDNISLKIDKNKKYAIVGGSGCGKSTLVKLMLGYYSDFSGDIKFDGNSIKNLDIEQLNKMISIIHQNVYMFDKTIKDNICLYKEFSKEQINNVLNLSGANKFIEETTNGLNYLVGENGSNLSGGQRQRIAIARALIQQTPILVLDEGTSAIDMQTAYDIESKLLSIENLTLITITHKMSEELLSLYDKIIYMENGQILESGNLRELLDKKDKFFKFYTV from the coding sequence ATGAGAGAATGCATCAAAAGAAATAAGATACTATTACTATTAACTATTATATTCAGTATAATATCATCAGCAGCTATGGTAGGACTATCATTATTTATTCAAACTACTATAGATTATGTTACTACTGGGAATATAGATGGCTTTAAAAGGATATTAATATATTCAATAGGTTATGGTATTCTTATAGGATTACTATATTTTATATATGATATTTTAAGTAAAATGTTTATTAGAAACTTATTGAAAATGCTAAGGAATAAAGTGTTTTTTGGTATACTTAGAAGAAACTATAAGGATTTTAATTCAAAAAATACAGCTGATTATATTTCAGTATTAACAAATGATATGAAATTAATAGAAGAGAACTATGTTGTCCCATTACTTTTAATTCTTCAATATAGTGTTATGTTTGGGGTAACGGTTATTCTTTTATTATACTTAAGTCCATTGGTTACATTAGGAATCTTTATAAGTATGTTATTAATTTTTATAGTACCAAGTATATTTGGAAAAACTTTAGAAAATAAGCAATTAGAACTTTCAAATAGATTATCATTTTTTACTTCTAAACTTAAGGATATATTTTTAGGATATGATGTTATTAGATCATATAATTTAAGAAACAATACAACTAAAGAATTCCAAGAGGAGAATAATAATTTAGCCAATGCAAAATTCACAGCGGATAAGATATTTGTAATAAATGAATCACTATCTCAAATATTAGGGCTTGGAACACAATTTGTGGCTATATTTTTATCAGCATATTTAGTTATAAAAGGTGAGCTAACTATGGGAATGCTCATTGCTATTGTTCAGCTTTCGGCTACTTTTGTACAACCTGTAATAATGATAATGAGTAATGTTCCGAAACTTAATAGTGTTAAACCTATAATTAAGAGAATTGATGATTTTTCTAACTATGAAGATACTGATTTTGTGGGGAAGGATAAACCTTATTTTAATAGTAACTTAGAGATATCAAATTTATATTTTAATTATGGCAATGAAAGACCAGCTATTGATAATATAAGTCTAAAAATAGATAAAAATAAAAAATATGCAATAGTTGGGGGAAGTGGATGTGGTAAATCTACTTTAGTAAAGTTAATGCTTGGGTACTATTCTGATTTTAGTGGAGATATAAAATTTGATGGAAACAGCATTAAGAATTTAGATATAGAACAGTTAAACAAAATGATTTCCATTATACATCAAAATGTATATATGTTTGATAAAACTATAAAAGATAATATATGTTTATATAAGGAATTCTCAAAAGAGCAGATAAATAATGTTTTAAATTTAAGTGGTGCAAATAAATTTATAGAGGAAACAACTAATGGGTTAAATTATTTAGTTGGAGAAAATGGTAGTAATCTTTCAGGAGGGCAAAGGCAAAGAATTGCAATCGCTAGAGCGTTAATTCAACAAACACCAATACTTGTATTAGATGAAGGTACTTCTGCTATAGATATGCAAACAGCTTATGATATAGAAAGTAAACTGTTAAGTATAGAAAATCTAACTCTAATTACCATTACTCATAAAATGAGTGAAGAATTATTAAGTTTATATGATAAGATAATATATATGGAAAACGGGCAAATACTTGAAAGTGGAAATTTGAGAGAGCTTTTAGATAAGAAAGATAAGTTCTTTAAATTTTATACAGTATAA
- a CDS encoding ArsR/SmtB family transcription factor, whose translation MEIEILDKLDPICEIFGLIYMSHNYEEGIDALKKELNNNGVNGELFLKKNFKAIDKYIKTFDKYKIINENEILFFDEDDVPIFMLSTFVLINNKELMYSLDTITDDQFKSIILDVYNEISEEERTIDSISTLNNTIEFLKELDLKEDTKWKLMIILNDPKKYYKSLIKIMEDNKNAYNQACKAVEKPLSKLISNYIKYVNSDKCEVLNSIIKNNDSNITIIPTLAFGTSLFEFRNTYFMGLLYEIIAKEYIYSMGNKGELVLKLKALSDKSKLEIISLLKAGPKYSLEIAEALKLTPATVSYHMGSLLECSMVAVEKKQGKVYYHLNKAGLKNLIDELNNTLL comes from the coding sequence ATGGAAATTGAAATACTTGATAAGTTAGATCCCATTTGTGAAATATTTGGATTGATTTATATGAGTCATAATTATGAAGAAGGTATTGATGCCTTAAAAAAAGAACTTAATAATAATGGAGTTAATGGAGAATTATTTTTAAAGAAAAATTTTAAGGCGATTGATAAATATATAAAAACTTTTGATAAATATAAGATTATTAATGAAAATGAAATATTATTCTTCGATGAAGATGATGTCCCTATTTTTATGTTAAGTACCTTTGTTTTAATTAATAATAAAGAGTTAATGTATTCATTAGATACTATAACAGATGACCAGTTTAAATCTATAATTTTAGATGTTTATAATGAGATATCTGAAGAAGAAAGGACTATAGACTCTATTAGTACATTAAATAATACAATAGAGTTTTTAAAAGAGCTAGATCTTAAAGAGGATACTAAATGGAAGTTAATGATTATTTTAAATGATCCTAAGAAGTATTATAAATCTCTAATTAAGATAATGGAGGATAACAAAAATGCATATAATCAAGCTTGCAAAGCTGTTGAAAAACCATTATCTAAATTGATAAGTAATTATATTAAATATGTTAATTCCGATAAATGTGAAGTATTAAATAGTATTATAAAAAATAATGATAGTAATATTACTATAATTCCTACCCTAGCTTTTGGTACTTCATTATTTGAGTTTAGGAATACATACTTTATGGGTTTATTATATGAAATTATAGCTAAAGAATATATTTATTCCATGGGAAATAAAGGAGAGCTTGTTTTAAAATTAAAGGCCTTAAGCGATAAAAGTAAATTAGAAATAATATCACTTTTGAAAGCTGGTCCTAAATATAGTTTAGAGATAGCCGAAGCTTTAAAGCTTACTCCAGCTACAGTCTCATATCATATGGGATCATTATTAGAATGTAGTATGGTTGCTGTAGAAAAGAAACAGGGTAAGGTATATTATCATTTAAATAAAGCCGGATTAAAAAATCTTATAGATGAACTTAATAATACATTATTATAA
- a CDS encoding DUF6483 family protein yields MNIEKLIEELGKSLGKTIFNKKEESSKKIDINQMSSTEIFKIIFNKLFHEGNYNKAEDLIFNELEKNNSPEVYEVAIKFYNSLLEKSDEDLNKNNFPRKEIYRGLDDIKKFKVNL; encoded by the coding sequence ATGAATATCGAAAAACTTATCGAAGAATTGGGAAAATCATTAGGGAAAACTATTTTTAATAAAAAAGAAGAAAGTAGTAAAAAGATTGATATTAACCAGATGAGTTCAACAGAAATATTTAAAATAATATTTAATAAATTATTTCATGAGGGAAACTATAATAAAGCAGAAGATTTAATTTTTAATGAATTAGAAAAGAATAATTCCCCTGAAGTATATGAAGTAGCGATTAAATTTTATAATTCATTACTAGAAAAAAGTGATGAAGATCTAAATAAAAATAATTTCCCAAGAAAAGAAATTTATCGTGGATTAGATGATATAAAAAAATTTAAAGTTAATTTATAG
- a CDS encoding SAM-dependent methyltransferase, producing MEKLFLKKFFKNIFSDTFEVQFWDGTGEKFGEGDIKFKIIINEHLSKSDILKDPFLTFGEAYMNNIIDFQGNIQEVIESVYKNKDSFLHKASLFEKLYKITPHSIKNSKNDIKHHYDLGNDFYKLWLDKTMNYSCSYFKSKEDSLYQAQLNKVDHILKKLNLHPGQKLLDIGCGWGDLIITAAKKYSVKALGITLSNEQFNKVNERIKENHLEDEVEVRLLDYRELLKTGEKFHRVVSVGMLEHVGRKNIPVYMNAVSDLLEKNGVSLLHCITAQTESEANQWIKKYIFPGGYIPSMRELVYSMAENDLHLIDLESLRLHYCKTLECWAKNFEASLDKVKKLGFDDKFIRMWRLYLNSCAASFHYGVIDLHQFLLTKGLNNEIPMTRDYLYK from the coding sequence ATGGAAAAATTATTTTTGAAAAAATTTTTTAAAAATATATTCTCAGATACCTTTGAGGTACAATTCTGGGATGGAACAGGTGAAAAATTTGGTGAAGGAGATATAAAGTTTAAAATAATAATAAATGAACATTTATCCAAAAGTGATATTTTAAAAGATCCCTTCTTAACTTTTGGTGAAGCATATATGAATAACATTATAGACTTTCAAGGTAATATTCAAGAAGTTATAGAATCCGTATACAAAAATAAGGATAGCTTTCTGCATAAAGCTTCTCTATTTGAAAAATTGTACAAAATTACCCCACACTCTATAAAAAACAGTAAAAATGATATAAAACACCACTATGACCTAGGTAATGATTTCTATAAATTATGGTTAGATAAAACTATGAACTATTCTTGTTCCTACTTTAAATCAAAGGAAGATTCCTTATATCAAGCTCAGCTAAATAAAGTTGATCATATCTTAAAAAAATTAAATTTACATCCGGGACAAAAATTATTAGATATAGGCTGTGGCTGGGGAGACCTTATAATAACTGCAGCAAAAAAATATAGTGTTAAAGCACTTGGCATAACCTTAAGCAATGAACAATTTAATAAGGTAAATGAACGAATAAAAGAAAATCATCTTGAAGATGAAGTAGAAGTTAGATTATTAGATTACAGAGAACTATTAAAAACGGGTGAAAAATTTCATAGAGTTGTCAGTGTAGGTATGTTAGAACATGTTGGAAGAAAAAATATTCCTGTTTACATGAATGCTGTAAGTGATTTATTAGAAAAAAATGGAGTATCCCTACTTCACTGCATCACAGCCCAAACAGAAAGTGAAGCTAATCAATGGATTAAAAAATACATATTCCCTGGTGGATACATACCATCTATGAGAGAACTAGTTTATAGCATGGCCGAAAATGACTTACATTTAATAGATTTGGAAAGCTTACGCCTACATTACTGTAAAACCTTAGAATGTTGGGCTAAAAACTTTGAAGCTTCTTTAGATAAAGTAAAAAAATTAGGCTTTGACGATAAATTTATTAGAATGTGGAGATTATACCTCAATTCCTGTGCAGCTTCCTTCCATTATGGAGTAATAGATTTACATCAATTCTTATTAACAAAAGGATTAAATAATGAAATTCCCATGACAAGAGACTACTTATATAAATAA